One genomic window of Desulfovibrio psychrotolerans includes the following:
- a CDS encoding flagellar protein FlaG, whose translation MRLLEIQSGLLNGYGEFDTARTSTPEGNTTAPHPERAPSHSHGVDTGNELHAASDHAVDTQAVQNAASALQSRLADQGVRLKFEVVRSEQGRIEVEVTDEAHDKVLMRIPPKGVLTVNAQGASAIGVFLNLRS comes from the coding sequence ATGAGACTGCTAGAAATTCAAAGCGGTCTGCTGAATGGCTATGGCGAATTCGATACCGCGAGAACATCCACCCCAGAAGGCAACACAACCGCTCCTCATCCTGAACGTGCTCCCTCTCATTCGCACGGTGTTGATACGGGAAATGAACTTCACGCGGCATCGGACCACGCCGTGGATACGCAGGCTGTTCAAAACGCCGCCAGTGCTTTGCAGAGCCGGCTGGCTGATCAGGGCGTGCGCCTGAAGTTTGAAGTGGTGCGCAGCGAACAGGGACGGATAGAGGTGGAAGTGACCGATGAGGCGCATGACAAGGTGCTTATGCGCATTCCCCCGAAAGGGGTGCTTACGGTCAACGCGCAGGGAGCTTCTGCCATTGGTGTTTTTCTGAACCTGCGTTCCTGA